One region of Danio rerio strain Tuebingen ecotype United States chromosome 5, GRCz12tu, whole genome shotgun sequence genomic DNA includes:
- the pimr122 gene encoding uncharacterized protein pimr122, with protein sequence MLFTVLGAIALFLRERNISTTVSGQDETLDHQEEGLVTVPPPVTNTDGPEIGDWCEESSLHLEEQIDVQIEEPSLEEPVDGQSVEQSLVEPDSVHGEEPSLIEPDSVHGEEPSLIEPDSVHGEEPSLVEPDSVHGEEPSLVEPDSVHGEEPSLVEPDSVHGEEPSLIEPDSVHGEEPSLIEPDSVHGEEQSLVEPVDDHSEDSASSSSSNDVPPNISYAESSSSDDFPQEFSSAGFNCSSELTASSYSSFFSAESGCGDDPSTDFLSAESGCGDDPSTDFLSAESGCGDDPSTDFLSAESGCGDDPSTDFLSAESGCGDDPSTDFLSAESGCGDDPPPNVVPAKPGCSNIKSPNVVPAKPGIHFKYPNVVPAKPGCSTTKSPNVVPAKPGIHFKYPNVVPAKPGCSNIKSPNVVPAKPGCSTTKSPNVVPAKPGIHFKYPNVVPAKPGCSNIKSPNVVPAKPGIHFKYPNVVPAKPGCSNIKSPNVVPAKPGVHFKSPNVVPAKPGVHFKSPNVVPAKPGCKDVAKGATCKTKDADPPQPMKQKDKDTNIIEIKTRSYKIGAKLGKGGFGTVFEGTRLQDGQHVAVKIATFEVKRFIRVDGFDQPLPAEIALHFLANKGIRVKEIIKLLEWKVEADRYIMILERPITFMSLDEYLKNHSGNIGEDLLRKIMFQTTTAAHACCKRNVFHRDIKPDNLLFSPLTFEVKLIDFGCGELLTEGFYSDYWGTLKYCPPEFRKTGIYYGEPATVWSLGILQYFLMFRKYPENRQLLKLKSGYFQKYGWSKECSDFITGCLQITYSNRLKLHTLRVHAWFEEENEQ encoded by the exons ATGTTATTTACCGTACTCGGAGCTATTGCTCTCTTCCTGAGAGAAAGAAACATCAGTACCACCGTCTCAGGTCAAGATGAAACACTGGACCATCAAGAAGAAGGACTGGTCACGGTACCACCACCTGTGACCAACACTGATG GTCCAGAAATCGGTGACTGGTGTGAAGAATCATCTTTGCATCTGGAGGAACAGATCGATGTTCAGATTGAGGAACCATCACTGGAGGAACCTGTTGATGGTCAGAGTGTGGAAcaatcactggtagagcctgacagtgttcacggtgaagaaccatcactgatagagcctgacagtgttcacggtgaagaaccatcactgatagagcctgacagtgttcacggtgaagaaccatcactggtagagcctgacagtgttcacggtgaagaaccatcactggtagagcctgacagtgttcacggtgaagaaccatcactggtagagcctgacagtgttcacggtgaagaaccatcactgatagagcctgacagtgttcacggtgaagaaccatcactgatagagcctgacagtgttcacggtgaagaacaatcactggtagagcctgtcGATGATCACAGTGAGGACTCGGCCAGCTCCTCCAGCAGTAATGATGTTCCTCCAAACATTTCCTACGCTGAGTCCAGCAGTAGTGATGACTTCCCTCAAGAGTTTTCCTCAGCCGGATTCAACTGTAGTAGTGAGCTCACTGCCAGCTCCTACAGCAGCTTCTTCTCTGCTGAGTCGGGCTGTGGTGATGACCCCTCCACAGATTTTCTGTCAGCTGAGTCGGGCTGTGGTGATGACCCCTCCACAGATTTTCTGTCAGCTGAGTCGGGCTGTGGTGATGACCCCTCCACAGATTTTCTGTCAGCTGAGTCGGGCTGTGGTGATGACCCCTCCACAGATTTTCTGTCAGCTGAGTCGGGCTGTGGTGATGACCCCTCCACAGATTTTCTGTCTGCTGAGTCCGGCTGTGGGGATGACCCCCCTCCAAATGTGGTCCCTGCTAAGCCTGGCTGTAGTAATATCAAATCTCCAAATGTGGTACCTGCTAAGCCTGGCATTCATTTCAAATATCCAAATGTGGTACCTGCTAAACCCGGCTGTAGTACTACCAAATCTCCAAATGTGGTCCCTGCTAAGCCTGGCATTCATTTCAAATATCCAAATGTGGTCCCTGCTAAGCCCGGCTGTAGTAATATCAAATCTCCAAATGTGGTCCCTGCTAAGCCCGGCTGTAGTACTACCAAATCTCCAAATGTGGTCCCTGCTAAGCCTGGCATTCATTTCAAATATCCAAATGTGGTCCCTGCTAAGCCCGGCTGTAGTAATATCAAATCTCCAAATGTGGTCCCTGCTAAGCCTGGCATTCATTTCAAATATCCAAATGTTGTACCTGCTAAGCCCGGCTGTAGTAATATCAAATCTCCAAATGTGGTACCTGCTAAGCCCGGCGTTCATTTCAAATCTCCAAATGTGGTACCTGCTAAGCCCGGCGTTCATTTCAAATCTCCAAATGTGGTACCTGCTAAGCCCGGCTGTAAAGATGTCGCTAAAGGTGCAACCTGTAAGACAAAGGACGCTGATCCACCTCAGCCAATGAAGCAGAAGGATAAAGACACAAACATCATTG aGATCAAAACAAGGAGCTATAAAATTGGAGCTAAGCTGGGCAAAGGAGGCTTTGGAACTGTTTTCGAAGGAACCCGTTTACAAGATGGCCAACATGTTGCAGTGAAAATTGCCACGTTCGAGGTCAAGCGATTCATCCGTGTT GATGGATTTGACCAGCCACTTCCAGCGGAGATCGCTCTGCACTTTCTTGCCAATAAAGGCATTAGGGTTAAAGAAATTATTAAGCTTCTGGAATGGAAGGTGGAGGCCGATCGCTACATTATGATCCTAGAGCGGCCCATAACCTTTATGAGCTtagatgaatatttaaaaaaccaCAGTGGAAACATCGGAGAGGACTTGTTACGGAAAATCATGTTCCAGACAACAACCGCAGCTCACGCGTGCTGCAAACGCAATGTGTTTCACCGCGATATCAAGCCTGACAACTTGCTGTTTAGCCCACTGACCTTTGAAGTCAAATTGATTGACTTCGGGTGTGGTGAACTCCTAACTGAAGGCTTCTACTCTGACTATTGGG GCACATTAAAGTACTGCCCTCCAGAGTTTAGAAAGACTGGCATATACTACGGCGAGCCAGCGACAGTGTGGTCACTCGGGATTCTCCAGTATTTCCTAATGTTCCGAAAGTATCCAGAAAACCGTCAACTCCTCAAGTTGAAAAGCGGTTATTTTCAGAAATATGGATGGTCAAAAG AATGCAGCGATTTCATCACCGGTTGTCTGCAGATTACCTACAGCAATCGGCTAAAGCTGCATACACTCCGTGTCCATGCCTGGTTTGAG GAGGAGAACGAGCAGTAA